Proteins encoded in a region of the Zea mays cultivar B73 chromosome 2, Zm-B73-REFERENCE-NAM-5.0, whole genome shotgun sequence genome:
- the LOC100502285 gene encoding uncharacterized protein LOC100502285 → MADDAVAGGAAVRCAGPAPASLSSSRKQQQQPDDAGCGSSDDHYQHDVIMLRRTRSGRAFPPPISVIGKGGRPWLCLRAHREGGRLVLRQMRLPSQELLQPCKEDGRFKLLMHPEARARPCGGGTLQERQGNDS, encoded by the coding sequence ATGGCGGACGACGCCGTCGCCGGCGGAGCGGCCGTTCGCTGCGCAGGGCCGGCGCCGGCCTCGCTGTCTTCTAGCaggaagcagcagcagcagcccgaCGACGCCGGCTGCGGCAGCAGCGACGACCACTACCAGCACGACGTGATCATGCTGAGGCGGACGAGGAGCGGGCGGGCGTTCCCGCCGCCGATCTCCGTGATCGGCAAGGGCGGGCGGCCGTGGCTCTGCCTGCGGGCGCACCGCGAGGGTGGACGCCTCGTGCTGCGGCAGATGCGCCTGCCGTCGCAGGAGCTGCTGCAGCCCTGCAAGGAGGACGGCAGGTTCAAGCTCCTCATGCACCCGGAGGCCCGCGCGCGGCCGTGCGGGGGCGGCACACTGCAGGAACGGCAAGGGAATGATAGCTAG